The Manihot esculenta cultivar AM560-2 chromosome 1, M.esculenta_v8, whole genome shotgun sequence genome has a window encoding:
- the LOC110620454 gene encoding protein HAIKU1: protein MDNSKNRQQNDHLGVNKTSKNIRKGQLQQPNVGNNAHRQQPQPQVYNISKNDFRNIVQQLTGSSSQEPLPRLPQNPPKPKSMPLQKIRSPILTPINQSHIPPSLLTPAGASPTFPSNNDFVGPSHFGYTASTMTASGDSTWANTATSNLSLHAIFSEFNHGSSQIRGRT, encoded by the coding sequence ATGGATAACTCGAAAAACAGGCAGCAAAATGATCATTTGGGTGTCAACAAGACTAGCAAGAATATAAGGAAGGGTCAGCTGCAGCAACCCAATGTTGGTAATAATGCCCATAGGCAACAACCTCAGCCTCAAGTCTACAACATTAGCAAGAACGATTTTAGGAATATTGTTCAGCAACTAACTGGCTCTTCATCGCAAGAGCCTTTGCCTAGGCTTCCACAAAACCCACCCAAACCCAAAAGCATGCCGTTGCAGAAGATTAGATCACCCATTTTAACTCCCATCAACCAATCCCATATCCCCCCTTCATTGCTGACTCCAGCAGGAGCATCACCCACTTTTCCTTCTAACAATGACTTTGTCGGGCCAAGCCATTTTGGATACACAGCTTCAACAATGACGGCATCTGGGGACTCTACTTGGGCGAATACAGCTACCTCCAATCTTAGCTTACATGCGATATTTTCAGAATTCAATCACGGATCTAGTCAGATCCGCGGGCGAACCTAG
- the LOC110613675 gene encoding protein RADIALIS-like 3 isoform X2, which yields MDDFPKMLFGWSWEENKLFELALAAVDEENPDRWQVVASMLGGKKSAEDVQKHYAILLEDLQFIESGELDHTLVEEAQACVEVERTPSVCWTEEDQKLLAQLNIN from the exons ATGGATGATTTTCCAAAAATGTTGTTTGGGTGGAGCTGGGAAGAGAACAAGCTATTTGAGCTGGCTTTGGCAGCAGTTGACGAGGAAAACCCTGATCGGTGGCAAGTGGTTGCATCCATGCTTGGAGGAAAGAAGAGTGCAGAGGATGTGCAAAAACATTATGCGATTCTTTTGGAGGATTTGCAGTTTATAGAGTCAGGTGAATTGGATCATACACTTGTTGAAGAAGCTCAGGCTTGTGTTGAAGTTGAACGTACTCCATCTGTCTGTTGGACAGAAGAAGATCAGAA ATTGCTGGCGCAATTgaacataaattaa
- the LOC110619479 gene encoding two-pore potassium channel 5, with amino-acid sequence MENEPFLGSQTMPQPQSIRDHHDISFSLPQSLSSPLIFSEIQDHPQEQPSSPPGAPTLYRWKPGSLRRSKTAPAMVVMRDLKPESPQDPKPQSHSDSIIRQAIFLLSMYLLLGVVIYSFNRDNFSGVETHPVVDALYFCIVTMCTIGYGDIAPLTPVTKVFACVFVLVGFGFIDILLSGVVNYVLDLQESMILAGIQMGKTHQGFSARNYIVDVEKGRMRIRLKVALALGVVVLCIGIGMLVLYFVEDLDWIDSIYLAVMSVTTVGYGDRAFKTLPGRLFAAVWLLVSTLAVARAFLYLAEARIDKRHRRITKWVLHRDITVEDLLAADINNNGFISKSEYVIYKLKEMGKIGEKDILQICNQFSKLDPNNLGKITLPDLLENRL; translated from the exons CGTGATCATCATGATATTTCTTTCTCTCTTCCTCAGTCTCTTTCCTCCCCACTTATATTCTCTGAAATCCAGGATCACCCACAAGAGCAACCCTCTTCTCCCCCCGGAGCTCCAACCCTCTATAGATGGAAACCGGGTTCTCTCCGTCGCTCCAAGACGGCTCCAGCCATGGTCGTTATGCGAGACTTGAAACCAGAATCGCCCCAAGATCCCAAGCCACAATCTCACTCCGACTCCATTATCAGGCAAGCCATTTTCCTGCTTTCTATGTATTTACTTCTCGGTGTGGTTATCTACTCTTTTAACAGAGATAACTTCTCCGGTGTAGAAACCCACCCGGTTGTCGATGCCCTCTATTTCTGTATAGTAACTATGTGTACTATTGGCTATGGTGATATTGCTCCGTTGACCCCAGTAACAAAAGTTTTCGCCTGCGTCTTTGTATTGGTAGGCTTTGGATTCATAGACATATTGCTTAGTGGGGTTGTTAACTATGTCCTTGATTTGCAAGAGAGCATGATCTTGGCTGGGATTCAAATGGGTAAGACCCACCAAGGATTTTCAGCTAGGAATTACATTGTAGATGTTGAGAAGGGGAGGATGAGGATACGATTGAAGGTTGCTTTGGCACTTGGCGTGGTCGTTTTGTGTATTGGAATTGGTATGTTGGTTCTGTACTTTGTAGAGGATCTAGATTGGATTGATTCGATCTATTTGGCAGTTATGTCGGTTACTACAGTTGGGTATGGTGATAGAGCGTTTAAGACCCTGCCCGGAAGGCTATTTGCAGCTGTTTGGCTTTTGGTTTCGACCCTGGCGGTGGCAAGGGCTTTTCTTTATTTGGCAGAGGCTAGAATTGATAAGAGACACAGAAGGATCACCAAGTGGGTTTTGCATAGGGACATTACTGTTGAGGATTTGCTGGCTGCTGATATCAATAACAATGGTTTCATTAG CAAATCGGAATATGTAATCTACAAGCTCAAAGAGATGGGAAAGATTGGGGAGAAAGATATATTGCAGATATGCAATCAATTCAGCAAACTAGACCCCAACAACTTGGGAAAGATAACGCTACCTGATTTATTGGAGAACCGTTTATGA
- the LOC110613675 gene encoding protein RADIALIS-like 3 isoform X1 codes for MDDFPKMLFGWSWEENKLFELALAAVDEENPDRWQVVASMLGGKKSAEDVQKHYAILLEDLQFIESGELDHTLVEEAQACVEVERTPSVCWTEEDQKVNRVDPVLLLC; via the exons ATGGATGATTTTCCAAAAATGTTGTTTGGGTGGAGCTGGGAAGAGAACAAGCTATTTGAGCTGGCTTTGGCAGCAGTTGACGAGGAAAACCCTGATCGGTGGCAAGTGGTTGCATCCATGCTTGGAGGAAAGAAGAGTGCAGAGGATGTGCAAAAACATTATGCGATTCTTTTGGAGGATTTGCAGTTTATAGAGTCAGGTGAATTGGATCATACACTTGTTGAAGAAGCTCAGGCTTGTGTTGAAGTTGAACGTACTCCATCTGTCTGTTGGACAGAAGAAGATCAGAA GGTCAACCGAGTGGACCCAGTTTTGCTACTCTGCTAA